A part of Streptomyces sp. DSM 40750 genomic DNA contains:
- a CDS encoding FAD-dependent monooxygenase, with amino-acid sequence MPKRHAVVAGAGIGGLTAAVALHRRGWHVTVCERAPEPPATGAGIGLAPNALRALDTIGVDAARAAGSAVPTTMGVRRSDGQWLTRTDTADMAARYGMPPIAVPRPAFTAALAASLPPEALRYGTAVTAVDDAAGRPTIRTAVGPNLAADLVVAADGIHSPLRRAYFPAHPGLHYIGETAWRTIVDAPDLRIPAMSETWGRGERFGVTPLSDGRFYLYATAVLPAGTRSADPRAELRRRFGSWHDPIPALLDRIRRLDPADVLQNDLYDLAAPLPTLHHGRIAWLGDAAHAMAPNLGQGGCQAIEDAVVLAHLLPAGDGGDSTDSVPASLAAYTAARRGRTDAVRVRARRVGRLGALRNPLAVAARDLAVHATPARLALRAMDDLFNGFRLPG; translated from the coding sequence ATGCCGAAACGTCACGCGGTGGTGGCCGGGGCCGGAATCGGCGGCCTCACCGCCGCCGTCGCACTGCATCGCCGCGGCTGGCACGTCACCGTCTGCGAACGCGCCCCCGAACCCCCCGCCACCGGCGCCGGCATCGGCCTCGCCCCCAACGCCCTGCGCGCACTCGACACCATCGGCGTCGACGCCGCCCGCGCCGCCGGCAGCGCCGTACCCACGACGATGGGCGTACGCCGCTCCGACGGCCAGTGGCTCACCCGGACCGACACCGCCGACATGGCAGCCCGCTACGGCATGCCCCCGATCGCCGTCCCGCGCCCGGCCTTCACCGCCGCCCTGGCCGCCTCCCTGCCGCCGGAGGCCCTCCGCTACGGCACCGCCGTGACCGCCGTCGACGACGCCGCGGGCCGCCCGACCATCCGTACGGCAGTCGGCCCGAACCTTGCCGCCGATTTGGTCGTCGCCGCCGACGGCATCCACAGCCCGCTGCGCCGCGCGTACTTCCCCGCCCACCCCGGCCTGCACTACATCGGCGAGACCGCCTGGCGGACCATCGTGGACGCCCCGGACCTACGGATACCGGCCATGAGTGAGACCTGGGGGCGGGGCGAGCGGTTCGGCGTCACCCCGCTCTCCGACGGCCGGTTTTACCTCTACGCCACCGCGGTCCTCCCGGCCGGCACCCGGTCGGCCGACCCCCGCGCCGAACTCCGGCGCCGCTTCGGCTCGTGGCACGACCCGATTCCGGCCCTGCTGGATCGCATCCGCCGCCTCGACCCTGCCGACGTCCTCCAGAACGACCTCTACGACCTGGCCGCCCCGCTCCCCACCCTGCACCACGGCCGGATCGCCTGGCTGGGCGACGCCGCCCACGCCATGGCCCCCAACCTCGGCCAGGGCGGCTGCCAGGCCATCGAGGACGCGGTGGTCCTCGCCCACCTGCTTCCCGCCGGAGACGGCGGAGACAGCACAGACTCCGTCCCGGCCTCCCTCGCCGCGTACACCGCCGCCCGCCGCGGGCGTACCGACGCCGTGCGCGTCCGCGCCCGCCGGGTCGGCCGCCTGGGCGCCCTGCGTAACCCGCTCGCGGTGGCGGCCCGCGACCTCGCTGTCCATGCCACCCCTGCCCGCCTGGCCCTGCGCGCCATGGACGACCTCTTCAACGGCTTCCGCCTCCCCGGGTAG
- a CDS encoding transposase family protein, producing the protein MREVVGLLAAPAPRLDRACKKIARMGGGIVLLDGSVIRTRRRTGKENRKNYSGKNKCHGLLVIALTDDRGRLLWISAARPGRTSEITACRHDKLTRKLREAGLGAIADLGFVGLDDGGPDADPAVITGYKAARNRPLTRGQKLSNTALAAVRAPVEHGFAHLKNWRVLGKVRTDPAWATALVRALLVLTNREVAR; encoded by the coding sequence GTGAGGGAGGTCGTCGGCCTGCTCGCAGCCCCCGCCCCGCGTCTGGACCGGGCGTGCAAGAAGATCGCCCGAATGGGTGGCGGCATCGTACTGCTGGACGGATCAGTGATCCGTACCCGGCGCAGGACCGGGAAGGAGAACCGGAAGAACTACTCCGGCAAGAACAAATGCCACGGCCTGCTCGTGATCGCCCTCACCGACGACCGGGGCCGACTGCTGTGGATCTCGGCGGCCCGCCCCGGGCGCACCTCGGAGATCACCGCCTGCCGGCACGACAAGCTCACCCGGAAACTGCGGGAAGCCGGACTCGGCGCCATCGCCGACCTGGGGTTCGTCGGCCTCGACGACGGCGGCCCCGACGCCGACCCGGCGGTGATCACCGGCTACAAGGCCGCCCGGAACCGGCCCCTGACGCGAGGCCAGAAGCTGTCCAACACGGCACTGGCGGCCGTCCGGGCACCCGTCGAGCACGGCTTCGCCCACCTCAAGAACTGGCGCGTCCTCGGCAAGGTACGCACCGACCCCGCCTGGGCGACCGCCCTGGTCCGGGCCTTGCTGGTCCTCACGAACCGCGAAGTCGCCCGATGA
- a CDS encoding response regulator transcription factor yields MGDPISGATGSLTVAIIDDHPVVIEGIQTWLSEEPRISVVYTGETPDVPPGVADVLILDLNLHGTIAIDAVATLAAAGQRVIAFSQFTEQRVVLESLEAGACEFVAKNEGRVHLVNTVLAAAGDRPYVTPTAAGVLVGDRGANRPQLSSQERTALLWWFQSMSKASVARRMGVSVHTVDVYIRRARVKYAQVGRNAPTKADMLARAIEDGLVKPDDITGYESAAAGGG; encoded by the coding sequence GTGGGAGACCCGATATCCGGTGCGACCGGCTCGCTGACCGTTGCCATCATCGACGATCACCCTGTCGTCATCGAAGGCATTCAGACGTGGCTGTCCGAGGAGCCGCGGATCTCGGTTGTGTACACCGGCGAAACCCCCGATGTGCCGCCCGGAGTCGCGGATGTCCTCATTCTCGATCTGAATCTGCACGGCACAATCGCCATCGACGCTGTCGCCACGCTGGCTGCGGCGGGTCAACGGGTCATCGCCTTCTCGCAGTTCACCGAGCAGCGAGTGGTGCTCGAATCGCTGGAGGCCGGAGCGTGCGAGTTCGTCGCGAAGAACGAGGGACGGGTGCACCTGGTGAACACGGTGTTGGCGGCGGCGGGCGACAGGCCGTACGTCACACCGACGGCCGCGGGTGTCCTCGTGGGTGATCGCGGCGCGAACAGGCCCCAGCTGTCCTCGCAGGAACGTACCGCTCTGCTGTGGTGGTTCCAGTCCATGTCGAAGGCCTCGGTCGCCCGGCGCATGGGTGTGTCAGTCCACACCGTGGACGTGTACATCCGCCGGGCGAGAGTCAAGTACGCACAGGTCGGCAGAAACGCACCGACAAAGGCAGACATGCTGGCCCGCGCGATCGAGGACGGCTTGGTGAAGCCCGACGACATCACAGGCTACGAGTCAGCCGCGGCTGGCGGGGGCTGA
- a CDS encoding sensor histidine kinase, protein MAVAVVGLLVWSGLFTVVMFRPGPYPWLCAGDTAVVVVLCLAHGRLVPAEVLEASAGSGWIDMVAGTGVFIAQFTLRQPWAMAAALAIAAAHAMGTGLREASVVLVLQGLLAAAVAVLLRHGACRADLALSEEASARASARARSAARTDELDQQRLLHDTVLATLTMVGTGSITRDSAALPERAAADLAVIEDLRAHPGVARTGAHDPAPLDVALRTAVLTHRVGLPSLDIEFDVPPLDLPHQVVEALSQGIAEALANVAQHANTRAARVSGRRLGQGATVEVRDSGAGFDPAAVPPTGAACGNRSTAGCVPWAAAPEWFRPPAPAPGSC, encoded by the coding sequence GTGGCCGTCGCTGTCGTCGGACTGCTGGTGTGGAGCGGCCTGTTCACCGTTGTGATGTTCAGGCCGGGACCGTATCCCTGGCTCTGCGCCGGTGACACCGCCGTCGTTGTGGTGCTCTGTCTGGCGCACGGCAGGCTCGTCCCGGCCGAGGTCCTGGAAGCGTCAGCGGGCTCCGGATGGATCGACATGGTCGCCGGCACCGGTGTCTTCATCGCACAGTTCACGCTGCGGCAGCCCTGGGCGATGGCCGCGGCGCTCGCCATCGCGGCGGCCCACGCGATGGGCACCGGGCTACGAGAGGCCTCCGTCGTCCTGGTACTCCAGGGGCTGCTCGCCGCCGCTGTCGCCGTCCTGCTGCGACATGGAGCGTGCAGGGCGGACCTCGCGCTGTCCGAGGAGGCGTCGGCGCGTGCGTCGGCGCGGGCCCGGTCCGCCGCCCGCACCGACGAGCTGGACCAGCAGCGGCTGTTGCACGACACCGTGCTCGCCACGCTCACCATGGTGGGTACCGGCAGCATCACCCGTGACTCCGCCGCGCTGCCGGAACGGGCCGCGGCCGACTTGGCCGTCATCGAAGACCTGCGGGCACACCCCGGTGTGGCACGCACTGGGGCGCACGACCCCGCGCCGCTGGATGTCGCGCTGCGCACTGCCGTACTGACGCACCGCGTCGGCCTTCCATCACTGGACATCGAGTTCGACGTGCCACCGCTGGACCTCCCCCACCAGGTCGTGGAAGCCCTCTCGCAAGGGATCGCCGAGGCCCTGGCCAACGTGGCCCAGCACGCGAACACCCGCGCCGCCCGGGTCTCGGGCCGACGCCTCGGGCAGGGCGCCACCGTCGAAGTCCGCGACAGCGGAGCCGGGTTCGACCCGGCGGCTGTTCCCCCCACCGGCGCGGCCTGCGGGAATCGGTCTACGGCCGGATGCGTGCCGTGGGCGGCAGCGCCCGAGTGGTTTCGTCCCCCGGCGCCGGCACCCGGGTCGTGCTGA
- a CDS encoding esterase/lipase family protein, whose translation MAIAFVAAAPANAAPSRENGPGKVIFVHGFDPSGAAATNCREYWASAIAYFKSNGYADNQLITYSYYKNESGSNGCTTRFKDSNGDYGTRETSLTTIARHFANRVYNAYSSSPYGGQKVDVVAHSMGGLVVRAALYHVKKGSPGFPPYLYIEDVVTLGTPHNGASMGQLSLCGAFYRTPRQCNQMAPGSDFLDDLPQTPSKSAMGTDWTAVSSYDDTTVSASSGTWISANHKLQYDDSGDKAISHTALKSHKNFKYRGRFKDGGAAWSSYADRIAPVVRAHKAVVREASH comes from the coding sequence ATGGCGATCGCATTCGTGGCGGCTGCCCCGGCAAACGCCGCGCCGAGCCGGGAGAACGGCCCCGGCAAGGTGATCTTTGTGCACGGATTCGATCCCAGCGGCGCGGCGGCGACCAACTGCCGGGAGTATTGGGCGAGCGCGATCGCTTACTTCAAGTCGAACGGGTATGCGGACAATCAGCTGATCACGTACAGCTACTACAAGAATGAGTCGGGATCAAACGGCTGCACCACCCGGTTCAAGGACTCGAACGGCGATTACGGCACACGTGAAACGAGCCTCACGACGATAGCCAGGCATTTCGCCAACCGCGTCTACAACGCCTACTCCAGCTCCCCGTACGGCGGCCAGAAGGTCGACGTGGTCGCCCATTCCATGGGCGGCCTCGTGGTCCGCGCCGCGCTGTACCACGTCAAGAAGGGCAGCCCTGGCTTCCCGCCGTACCTCTACATCGAGGACGTTGTCACACTCGGCACTCCGCACAATGGGGCGAGCATGGGTCAGCTCTCCCTGTGCGGAGCGTTCTACAGGACTCCGCGGCAGTGCAATCAAATGGCTCCGGGCAGCGACTTCCTCGACGACCTTCCCCAGACTCCCAGCAAGTCGGCCATGGGAACGGACTGGACGGCGGTCTCGTCTTACGATGACACAACGGTCTCTGCGAGTTCCGGAACTTGGATCAGCGCGAATCACAAGCTCCAGTACGACGACAGCGGAGACAAGGCGATCAGTCACACCGCCCTGAAGAGCCACAAGAACTTCAAGTATCGCGGCCGATTCAAGGACGGTGGCGCAGCATGGTCTTCCTACGCCGACAGGATAGCGCCGGTTGTGAGGGCGCATAAGGCCGTGGTCCGCGAAGCCTCGCACTGA
- a CDS encoding Ig-like domain repeat protein produces the protein MRVRSLSSATALAVAFSSVVLVGSAAGPAVADSSAVLPIVSSGDIIVDGVHQRVFISDPSGGKVVATDYAGKVIGSVASLPRADGLELSADSGTLYVAVPGTDEIVAIDSATVTESARYATGDGTDPEHLALAGGRIWFGYGGVGHGNIGSLDLSAEQPHVSLGQESDGTWTDAPLLDSAPGAPNTLAAGSRQYSLTPLAIYDVSAGTAARTALYRVPDEQFGQHVEDLALTPDGTQVVASSATHQVYRTTDLAVVGSYFGGYWPNSVDIAPDGLVATGTDNNEPMVYVYQPGGTTPRRTGTFLDDHGGVIWPSRLDQGSLALAPDSSRLFVVTHYDSSNPEYRLRVVNEPGKMYSWVTVNAPAQADRAKPLTITGKVNSAQLPAGTTVAVTRTDLESPNGKALPAVTVKADGTFSFTDTPPAGGTVSYKVAYAGDADHLGASASDSVSVSRASTALSVNKNGNIYAYGSEVKFTAHLGTTYKNRTLSLYADTAGDGKGKYLVKTGTVNSEGNLSVTLTLKRDTTVSASFAGDARTAPKTAKSWAGAKVKVSLSPSRYYKTATVGGHTQYYFHKTTNPLLTTTMTAYPGRSQKLTFQVYSGGTWRTTGSEYFKLSSTGKCTVELTGTHPTGYRFRVRSSYLNNDSGDTVNSTTHGSWKYFAFTN, from the coding sequence GTGCGTGTGCGCAGCCTTTCGTCCGCGACGGCGCTCGCGGTGGCTTTCAGTTCCGTCGTTCTGGTGGGATCGGCTGCTGGCCCCGCTGTGGCTGACAGCAGCGCCGTGCTGCCCATCGTCTCCAGCGGCGACATCATCGTGGACGGCGTTCACCAGCGCGTCTTCATCAGCGATCCGTCGGGGGGCAAGGTCGTCGCCACGGACTACGCCGGCAAGGTCATCGGGTCGGTAGCCTCACTCCCGCGGGCCGACGGGCTGGAGCTGTCCGCCGACTCCGGCACGCTCTACGTTGCTGTGCCGGGTACCGACGAGATCGTGGCCATCGACTCGGCGACGGTCACCGAGTCCGCTCGGTACGCGACAGGCGATGGCACCGACCCGGAACATCTCGCGCTCGCGGGCGGCAGGATCTGGTTCGGCTACGGCGGCGTCGGCCACGGCAACATCGGCTCACTCGACCTGTCGGCCGAGCAGCCGCACGTGTCGCTCGGTCAGGAATCGGACGGTACCTGGACCGACGCTCCCTTGCTGGATTCGGCGCCCGGCGCCCCCAACACCCTGGCGGCAGGCTCGCGCCAGTACTCATTGACCCCGCTGGCCATTTACGACGTGTCAGCTGGCACGGCCGCCCGAACGGCCCTCTATCGCGTGCCGGACGAGCAGTTCGGACAGCACGTGGAGGACCTGGCGCTCACCCCCGACGGCACGCAGGTCGTGGCGTCTTCCGCGACTCATCAGGTGTACCGGACCACGGATCTGGCAGTGGTCGGCTCATACTTCGGCGGCTACTGGCCAAATTCTGTGGATATCGCACCTGACGGCCTCGTCGCGACGGGCACCGACAACAACGAACCGATGGTGTACGTCTACCAGCCGGGTGGCACGACCCCGAGGCGCACCGGCACTTTCCTGGACGACCATGGCGGCGTCATCTGGCCGTCCCGCCTCGACCAGGGGAGTCTCGCCCTCGCGCCCGACAGCAGCCGGCTCTTCGTGGTGACGCACTATGACAGCAGCAACCCGGAGTACCGTCTGCGCGTTGTCAACGAGCCCGGCAAGATGTACTCGTGGGTCACGGTGAACGCGCCGGCACAGGCCGACCGCGCCAAGCCGCTGACGATCACCGGCAAGGTGAACTCCGCGCAGCTCCCGGCGGGGACCACGGTGGCGGTCACCCGCACCGATCTGGAATCGCCGAACGGCAAGGCCCTGCCCGCGGTGACGGTGAAGGCGGACGGCACCTTCTCCTTCACCGACACCCCGCCCGCAGGCGGCACGGTGTCATACAAGGTCGCCTATGCCGGCGACGCCGACCACCTCGGGGCCTCCGCGTCGGACTCCGTGAGCGTCTCGCGCGCCTCCACCGCGCTGTCGGTGAACAAGAACGGCAACATCTACGCGTACGGCAGCGAGGTGAAGTTCACCGCCCACCTCGGCACGACCTACAAGAACCGGACGCTGTCGCTCTACGCGGACACCGCCGGCGACGGCAAGGGCAAGTACCTCGTCAAGACCGGCACGGTCAACAGCGAGGGCAATCTGTCGGTCACCCTCACGCTGAAGCGCGACACCACGGTGAGCGCGTCCTTCGCCGGGGACGCGCGGACGGCGCCGAAGACGGCGAAAAGCTGGGCGGGCGCCAAGGTCAAGGTGTCGCTGAGCCCCAGTCGCTACTACAAGACGGCCACGGTCGGCGGACACACCCAGTACTACTTCCACAAGACCACCAACCCGCTGCTCACGACCACCATGACGGCCTACCCCGGCCGCTCCCAGAAGCTGACCTTCCAGGTCTATTCCGGGGGCACGTGGCGCACGACGGGCTCGGAGTACTTCAAGCTCAGCAGCACGGGCAAATGCACAGTGGAACTCACCGGCACCCACCCGACCGGATACCGGTTCCGGGTCCGCTCCTCGTACCTCAACAACGACTCGGGCGACACCGTGAACTCGACCACGCACGGCTCCTGGAAGTACTTCGCCTTCACCAACTGA
- a CDS encoding TetR/AcrR family transcriptional regulator — protein MTKGPGQTTADGRASTTEGRRRSRAKRGHGGRLRDELIEAAGTLLDDAGEDGVTIRAVAQAVGVSTPSVYLHFDNRLELLHTVCLGVWDELGRRMLSISAQTTDPFAELHQRSVAYIRFGLDHPLRYRLVATGPATAATEQVADACFRFLRETVQRCADAGVLHGDVTALTRAICACLHGAVSLLILQPTSKWPDDIPQYADDAATLACQGAAALSRAHHGRYGT, from the coding sequence ATGACTAAGGGACCCGGCCAGACCACGGCCGACGGCCGCGCCAGCACAACCGAAGGCCGTCGGCGCAGTCGCGCCAAGCGAGGCCATGGCGGCCGACTGAGGGACGAGCTCATCGAAGCGGCCGGCACGCTGCTCGACGACGCCGGCGAGGACGGCGTGACCATCCGCGCGGTGGCACAGGCTGTCGGGGTCAGCACCCCCTCGGTGTATCTGCACTTCGACAACCGACTGGAACTGCTGCACACCGTATGCCTCGGGGTCTGGGACGAGCTCGGCCGACGGATGCTGAGCATCAGCGCCCAGACCACCGACCCGTTCGCCGAACTCCACCAGCGCAGTGTCGCCTACATCAGGTTCGGGCTCGACCATCCCCTGCGCTACCGCCTGGTCGCGACCGGACCCGCGACAGCCGCCACTGAGCAGGTCGCCGACGCCTGCTTCCGATTCCTACGGGAAACGGTGCAGCGATGCGCCGACGCCGGCGTGCTCCACGGCGATGTGACGGCGCTGACCCGGGCCATCTGCGCGTGCCTGCACGGTGCCGTCTCGCTGCTGATCCTCCAGCCGACCTCGAAATGGCCCGACGACATCCCCCAATACGCAGACGACGCCGCCACCCTCGCCTGCCAGGGCGCCGCCGCCCTCTCACGCGCGCACCATGGCCGCTACGGAACGTGA
- a CDS encoding PaaI family thioesterase: MTITEQDVYTLAPFARTLGIRFGALKADAVTAQLAYTPEQSTVGAAMHGGALMGLADVAGAVCATLNGTADTVPATMESTTHFLRPVHGTGAFATSRPLHVGKSTVAVEIDIRDDKDRLCARVTQLVALRRRHD; this comes from the coding sequence ATGACCATCACCGAGCAAGACGTCTACACCTTGGCGCCGTTCGCCAGGACGCTCGGGATACGCTTCGGAGCACTCAAGGCCGACGCTGTCACCGCGCAACTCGCCTACACGCCCGAGCAGTCCACCGTCGGCGCCGCGATGCACGGCGGGGCACTGATGGGGCTGGCCGATGTAGCCGGCGCCGTGTGCGCCACGCTCAACGGGACCGCCGACACCGTCCCCGCGACCATGGAATCCACCACCCACTTCCTGCGGCCCGTACACGGCACCGGCGCCTTCGCGACCTCCCGTCCGCTGCACGTCGGCAAGTCAACGGTCGCCGTGGAAATCGACATCAGGGATGACAAGGACCGGCTCTGTGCCCGCGTCACTCAACTCGTCGCCCTCCGGAGGCGCCATGACTAA